In Clostridia bacterium, a single window of DNA contains:
- a CDS encoding DMT family protein encodes MARFFPIGLLVISNVFMTFAWYGHLKTKSTALWLTILISWGVAFFEYIFQVPANRLGSNYFTTAQLKVIQEVISLSVFAVFSVLYLKEKFTWNYLFAFLCILAAVFFMFKK; translated from the coding sequence ATGGCAAGATTTTTCCCGATTGGGCTGTTGGTCATTTCCAATGTGTTCATGACCTTTGCCTGGTACGGACATCTAAAAACCAAAAGCACAGCCCTTTGGCTGACCATTTTAATCAGCTGGGGCGTGGCATTTTTTGAATACATATTTCAGGTACCCGCAAACCGGTTAGGAAGTAATTACTTTACAACTGCACAGTTAAAGGTTATTCAGGAGGTTATTTCCCTTTCGGTTTTTGCAGTATTTTCGGTGCTGTATCTGAAAGAGAAGTTTACATGGAATTATCTGTTTGCTTTTTTATGTATTCTGGCGGCAGTATTCTTTATGTTCAAGAAATGA
- a CDS encoding histidine phosphatase family protein, with translation MKIYITRHGQVCPTEFFGSADFPMFDIPLSELGQKQAVCLANALKEKGFKGKIFSSPYRRTMMTADAAAKACGVPILPEQALREILKTDEGAQEFEGMTLEQLKTEFPVVAEDATLSYPWWNNFKDTREAVIKRVSDFWESLLQSGEQEVLLVGHGASVFGSVYYLNQKYGLGFPDDGDVLGDYLGDHGLNCALSYVETDKDGNFVCGEFFSTAHLTEDMLTSNPKHKERPECVNK, from the coding sequence ATGAAAATTTACATAACGCGCCACGGGCAGGTGTGTCCCACGGAATTTTTCGGGAGTGCGGATTTCCCGATGTTTGATATCCCGCTGAGCGAATTGGGACAGAAGCAGGCTGTGTGTTTGGCGAATGCTTTAAAAGAAAAAGGCTTTAAGGGTAAGATTTTTTCCTCGCCTTATCGGCGTACTATGATGACTGCAGATGCGGCAGCAAAGGCGTGCGGTGTGCCCATTTTGCCGGAGCAGGCGCTTCGGGAAATTCTGAAAACCGACGAGGGTGCACAGGAATTTGAGGGAATGACCTTAGAGCAACTTAAAACAGAGTTTCCGGTGGTAGCAGAGGATGCCACCCTTTCGTATCCTTGGTGGAACAATTTTAAAGATACCAGAGAAGCGGTTATAAAGCGTGTGTCTGATTTTTGGGAGTCGCTTTTACAAAGCGGGGAACAAGAGGTGCTTTTGGTCGGACACGGTGCGTCTGTGTTTGGCTCGGTATACTATTTGAACCAAAAATATGGCTTGGGCTTTCCCGATGACGGGGATGTGCTGGGCGATTATCTGGGAGACCATGGCCTAAATTGTGCCCTTTCCTATGTAGAAACAGATAAAGACGGTAATTTTGTGTGCGGTGAATTTTTTAGTACTGCGCATCTTACCGAGGATATGCTTACTTCCAATCCGAAGCACAAGGAACGCCCTGAGTGCGTGAATAAATAA
- the fba gene encoding class II fructose-1,6-bisphosphate aldolase: protein MLVSASEMLKKAKEGKYAVGQFNINNLEWTKAILLTAQEMNSPVILGVSEGAGKYMCGYTTVVGMVKGMIEELNITVPVALHLDHGSYEGAKKVIEAGFSSVMFDGSHYGIEENIEKTKEIIALANAKGMSVEAEVGSIGGEEDGVVGAGEVADPDECKLIADLGVDMLAAGIGNIHGKYPANWAGLDFDALAKIQEKTGIMPLVLHGGTGIPADMIQKAISLGVSKINVNTECQLSFQEATRKYIEEGKDLQGKGFDPRKLLAPGFEAIKATVKEKMELFGSVNKA, encoded by the coding sequence ATGTTAGTATCCGCAAGCGAAATGCTTAAAAAAGCAAAAGAAGGCAAATATGCAGTAGGTCAGTTCAACATTAACAACTTAGAATGGACCAAAGCAATTCTGCTCACAGCACAGGAAATGAATTCTCCCGTAATCCTCGGTGTTTCTGAGGGGGCCGGCAAATACATGTGTGGCTACACCACCGTTGTTGGCATGGTTAAAGGTATGATTGAAGAATTAAATATTACTGTTCCGGTAGCACTTCACTTAGACCATGGCTCCTATGAGGGTGCAAAAAAGGTTATCGAAGCAGGCTTCTCTTCCGTAATGTTTGACGGTTCTCATTACGGTATCGAAGAAAACATTGAAAAGACCAAAGAAATCATCGCACTTGCAAACGCAAAGGGCATGTCTGTTGAAGCAGAAGTTGGCTCTATCGGTGGCGAAGAAGACGGCGTTGTAGGTGCAGGCGAAGTGGCAGACCCCGACGAATGCAAGCTGATTGCAGACCTCGGTGTTGATATGCTCGCAGCAGGTATCGGTAACATCCACGGCAAGTACCCCGCAAACTGGGCAGGTCTGGATTTCGATGCTCTGGCAAAAATTCAGGAAAAGACCGGTATCATGCCTTTGGTACTCCACGGTGGTACAGGCATCCCCGCTGACATGATTCAGAAAGCAATTTCTCTCGGTGTTTCCAAAATCAATGTAAACACCGAATGCCAGCTCTCTTTCCAGGAAGCTACCAGAAAGTACATCGAAGAAGGCAAGGATTTACAGGGCAAAGGCTTTGACCCCAGAAAATTACTTGCACCCGGCTTTGAAGCAATCAAGGCTACCGTTAAAGAAAAGATGGAACTGTTCGGTTCTGTAAACAAAGCGTAA
- a CDS encoding ABC-F family ATP-binding cassette domain-containing protein: MVLLSASHISKAFGTEQILENVSFNVEEGDKIGILGMNGAGKSTLFKILTEDYTCDEGEIYKARQLKISYMEQFARVESERNAYDEVLFGAFSHLLDLEAELAVLQKELENDHSPEKIARYDRLNNQFIAEDGLIYKNLTVTALQGLGFSEEEMRLPMTALSGGQRTRACLARMLLEKADILLLDEPTNHLDISAITWLENFLCNYKGTVMLITHDRYFLDKTTNRIFDISHHKLREYRGNYSKYRAEKELQEASIAKEYALKTKEIARLEGIITQQKQWNRERNIKTAESKQKVIDRIKEGLITPEEIEKSIKFRFTIREGCGNDVLDVIDLAKGFDGVPLFQNLNMEIKKGETVFLLGANGCGKSTLFHLLTGKLKPDRGHIKRGSRVEIAYYDQHQADLDPEKTIFDEISDAQPTLDNTTIRCALAAFLFTGEDVFKPISTLSGGERARVSLTKLMLSKANFLLLDEPTNHLDIPSKEALEKALAGYDGTLFVISHDRYFIQKLATRITELTPDGLKSYGGNYEYYLEQTAKTISAEPEKKVKSGGEQYRLNKELESQKRKLATKVKRAEEQIADLEQQIEALENQIADPSLSTDYGKLNELTEQLNQKSCALEDAMLEWEESLNALNEIS, encoded by the coding sequence ATGGTATTACTCAGTGCATCCCACATCTCAAAAGCATTCGGCACCGAACAGATATTGGAAAACGTATCTTTCAATGTAGAGGAAGGCGATAAAATCGGCATCCTTGGCATGAACGGCGCCGGAAAGTCTACGCTTTTTAAAATCCTGACCGAGGATTACACCTGCGACGAAGGGGAAATTTATAAAGCAAGACAGTTAAAAATCAGTTATATGGAGCAGTTCGCCCGGGTGGAATCGGAAAGAAACGCCTATGACGAGGTGCTTTTTGGTGCGTTTTCACATCTTCTGGATTTAGAAGCTGAGCTTGCCGTTTTACAAAAAGAGCTGGAAAATGACCATTCTCCCGAAAAAATCGCCCGCTATGACCGCTTAAACAACCAATTCATCGCAGAGGACGGCTTAATTTATAAAAATCTGACCGTTACGGCTCTGCAGGGCTTAGGCTTTTCGGAGGAAGAAATGCGTCTGCCCATGACTGCATTAAGCGGCGGACAGCGCACTCGCGCTTGTCTGGCACGCATGCTTCTGGAAAAGGCAGACATTTTACTTTTAGATGAGCCCACAAACCACTTAGACATCTCTGCCATTACCTGGCTGGAAAATTTCCTCTGCAATTACAAGGGAACGGTTATGCTCATCACCCATGACCGCTACTTCTTAGACAAAACCACCAACCGTATCTTTGACATTTCCCACCATAAGCTTCGGGAATATCGGGGCAATTATTCCAAATACCGCGCAGAAAAAGAATTGCAGGAAGCCTCCATCGCCAAAGAATATGCGCTAAAAACCAAAGAAATCGCCCGACTTGAGGGCATTATCACCCAGCAAAAGCAATGGAATCGGGAACGCAACATCAAAACAGCCGAAAGCAAGCAAAAGGTTATTGACCGCATCAAAGAAGGTCTGATTACCCCGGAGGAAATTGAAAAAAGCATAAAATTCCGCTTTACCATCCGCGAGGGTTGCGGAAATGATGTGCTGGATGTGATTGACCTTGCCAAAGGCTTTGACGGCGTTCCGCTGTTTCAGAATTTAAATATGGAAATCAAAAAGGGAGAAACCGTGTTTCTGCTTGGCGCAAACGGATGTGGAAAATCCACCCTGTTTCATCTGCTTACGGGAAAGCTCAAGCCCGACCGCGGACATATCAAGCGCGGAAGCCGGGTCGAGATTGCCTATTACGACCAGCACCAGGCAGATTTAGACCCCGAAAAAACCATTTTCGACGAAATTTCCGACGCACAGCCCACCTTAGACAACACCACCATCCGCTGTGCATTGGCAGCGTTTCTGTTCACGGGTGAGGACGTTTTTAAGCCCATAAGCACCTTAAGCGGTGGCGAACGGGCGCGGGTTTCCTTAACCAAGCTTATGCTGTCCAAAGCAAACTTTTTGCTTTTGGACGAGCCGACAAACCATTTGGACATTCCCTCAAAGGAAGCTTTGGAAAAAGCCCTCGCGGGATATGACGGCACACTGTTTGTTATTTCGCATGACCGTTATTTTATCCAAAAGCTTGCCACACGCATCACAGAGCTTACCCCTGATGGTTTAAAAAGCTATGGCGGAAACTATGAATACTATCTGGAACAAACCGCCAAAACCATTTCGGCAGAGCCTGAGAAAAAGGTTAAGAGCGGCGGTGAACAGTACCGCTTAAACAAAGAACTGGAAAGTCAAAAGCGCAAGCTTGCCACAAAAGTCAAACGTGCAGAAGAACAGATTGCCGATTTAGAGCAACAAATCGAGGCGCTGGAAAATCAAATCGCTGACCCTTCCCTTTCCACCGACTACGGCAAGCTTAACGAGCTGACCGAACAGCTGAACCAAAAAAGCTGTGCTTTAGAAGATGCCATGCTCGAATGGGAAGAAAGTTTGAATGCTTTAAACGAAATATCTTGA
- the murA gene encoding UDP-N-acetylglucosamine 1-carboxyvinyltransferase — protein sequence MGKIIVRGGRKLKGRLCVQGSKNAILPMLAACVLCDGQCTIYNCPDISDVEDALEIIRELGGKAHRVGRLLNVDTRDIRNFEICKPLMHKMRSSVMFLGAILARMGKAVVYTPGGCEIGNRPIDIHIDALSALGASVFEEEGRLDCTFGGKKAQDVYLKFPSVGATENAVMASVLGKGTVTVHNTAKEPEILELQKFINAMGGRVSGAGTDTIVIEGVRSLHGTTYTVAGDRIVCATYLMAAAATGGDICLTGICPSDVRTEIGLLRQMGCAICHVGQEICLKAQDRPLALKKVETQVFPGFPTDAQAPLTACMAVAQGTTEVVEHIFENRFRHIPELIKMGADISVVGEKAIIKGVPKLYGAQVEAKELRGAGALVLAGLCAEGVTKMTGTEFLDRGYEHIERALTSLNADIVREGEYGC from the coding sequence ATGGGGAAGATTATTGTTCGCGGTGGCAGAAAGCTTAAGGGTCGTCTTTGTGTGCAAGGCTCTAAAAATGCAATTTTGCCAATGCTTGCCGCTTGCGTGCTGTGTGACGGTCAGTGTACCATTTATAATTGTCCCGATATTTCAGATGTGGAGGATGCCCTGGAAATTATACGGGAGTTGGGCGGAAAAGCACATCGGGTGGGACGGCTTTTAAATGTGGATACAAGAGACATCCGTAATTTTGAAATCTGCAAACCGCTTATGCACAAAATGCGTTCCTCGGTAATGTTTCTGGGTGCAATTCTGGCTCGTATGGGGAAAGCGGTTGTTTATACACCGGGTGGTTGCGAAATCGGGAATCGCCCCATAGATATACATATTGATGCGCTTTCTGCTTTGGGTGCATCCGTCTTTGAAGAAGAGGGACGGCTGGATTGCACATTCGGCGGTAAAAAGGCGCAGGACGTGTATTTGAAATTTCCCAGCGTAGGAGCTACAGAGAACGCCGTTATGGCATCGGTGCTCGGCAAGGGTACAGTTACGGTGCATAACACGGCAAAAGAGCCGGAAATACTGGAACTGCAGAAATTTATAAATGCCATGGGCGGCAGAGTGTCGGGAGCAGGGACGGATACAATTGTGATTGAGGGTGTCCGTTCGTTGCACGGGACAACGTATACCGTAGCGGGCGACCGGATTGTGTGTGCAACCTATCTGATGGCTGCTGCGGCGACGGGCGGTGATATATGCCTGACGGGTATTTGTCCGTCTGATGTACGCACCGAAATCGGTTTACTCCGACAGATGGGGTGTGCAATATGTCATGTCGGGCAGGAGATTTGCCTGAAAGCCCAGGACAGACCGCTGGCACTGAAAAAAGTGGAAACGCAGGTGTTCCCCGGGTTTCCAACAGATGCGCAGGCACCGCTTACGGCATGTATGGCGGTGGCACAGGGGACAACAGAAGTTGTTGAACACATATTTGAAAACCGTTTCCGACACATACCTGAGCTTATAAAAATGGGTGCAGATATTTCGGTTGTCGGGGAAAAGGCAATTATAAAAGGCGTGCCGAAGCTTTACGGCGCACAGGTGGAAGCCAAAGAACTGCGCGGTGCAGGTGCACTGGTATTAGCGGGACTTTGTGCAGAAGGTGTAACAAAAATGACCGGAACAGAATTTCTGGACCGGGGATATGAGCATATAGAAAGGGCACTTACAAGTTTAAACGCGGATATTGTGCGTGAAGGAGAATATGGCTGTTAA
- a CDS encoding prolyl-tRNA synthetase associated domain-containing protein gives MTDSTLHQGRPENVSGRLDTEIHVYDFLDKLGIPYTQLDHAQADTMEACRAVDAALEVTMCKNLFLCNRQKTNFYLLLMPGDKPFKTKEISAQIGSARLSFADAEAMEKYLSIQPGAVSVMGLMNDKDNHVVLLIDEDILKDEYLGCHPCVNTASLKIKTADILEKFLPAVKHTYQTVKLIGE, from the coding sequence ATGACAGATTCTACATTACATCAGGGGCGTCCCGAAAATGTAAGCGGACGTCTTGATACCGAAATACATGTATATGATTTTCTGGACAAACTCGGCATACCTTACACGCAATTAGACCACGCGCAGGCAGACACCATGGAAGCCTGCCGTGCAGTCGATGCGGCACTTGAAGTTACTATGTGCAAAAACTTATTTTTGTGCAACCGACAGAAAACCAACTTTTATTTATTGCTTATGCCGGGAGACAAGCCCTTTAAAACCAAGGAAATTTCCGCACAAATCGGCAGTGCGCGTCTATCCTTTGCAGATGCAGAGGCGATGGAGAAATACCTTTCCATTCAACCGGGTGCAGTAAGTGTTATGGGGCTGATGAACGACAAGGACAACCATGTGGTGCTTTTAATTGACGAAGATATTTTAAAAGACGAATACCTCGGCTGTCATCCTTGTGTAAACACCGCAAGCCTGAAAATCAAAACGGCAGATATCTTAGAAAAATTCCTGCCTGCTGTTAAGCACACCTATCAAACCGTAAAATTAATTGGTGAATAA
- a CDS encoding HlyC/CorC family transporter: MDYFPQILAMAICIILSAYFSATETAFSSLNKTRIKTLAEKGEKRAILTEKLSDKYEKLLSTILVGNNIVNIAVASIGTLLFTAILSGNADLGATVSTIVVTVVVLIFGEITPKTAAKNNPEAFAMFSAPIINFFMIILTPISAIFSGIGKLMSKLFKADDNQKMSQEELLMFVSEVEEEGSIDEDGGDLLRNAIEFSERKAEDILTHRVDLEALPIDSSKEDFAKKFSETKYSRLLVYEESIDNIVGVLHQKDFYIDGKITPQPLSEIISEPVFIPESEKINRLLKLLQTEKSHIAVVLDEYGGTLGIVTMEDILEELVGEIWDEHDEVVDPFKETEPDTFEVIGSVDIDDFFDYFEIKAEEESESISLSGWVTEQLDKLPDEGDMFTYKNLEITVLATDSHCAETLRVVRLPEPEEDEQQEEEK; the protein is encoded by the coding sequence ATGGATTATTTCCCACAAATCTTAGCAATGGCCATATGCATTATTCTGTCCGCCTACTTTTCGGCAACAGAAACGGCGTTTTCATCCTTAAACAAAACCCGTATCAAGACCTTGGCGGAAAAGGGAGAAAAACGTGCAATTTTAACGGAAAAGCTTTCGGATAAATACGAAAAGCTTCTTTCTACCATTTTGGTCGGCAACAACATTGTAAACATCGCCGTAGCATCCATCGGCACCTTGCTTTTCACCGCTATTTTAAGCGGCAACGCAGATTTGGGTGCAACCGTATCAACCATTGTCGTTACCGTTGTCGTGTTGATTTTCGGTGAAATCACCCCGAAAACAGCTGCAAAAAACAATCCCGAAGCTTTCGCAATGTTCTCGGCACCCATCATTAATTTCTTCATGATTATACTCACCCCCATCAGCGCAATTTTCTCAGGCATCGGCAAGCTGATGTCCAAGCTTTTTAAAGCAGATGACAATCAGAAAATGAGCCAGGAAGAGCTTTTGATGTTTGTATCCGAGGTTGAAGAAGAGGGAAGTATTGACGAAGATGGTGGTGACCTTTTACGAAACGCCATTGAATTTTCCGAGCGCAAGGCAGAAGACATTCTTACTCACCGTGTAGATTTGGAAGCGCTCCCCATTGACAGCAGCAAAGAGGATTTTGCAAAAAAATTCTCTGAAACCAAATATTCCAGACTTTTGGTATACGAAGAAAGCATCGACAACATTGTAGGTGTACTGCACCAGAAGGATTTCTATATCGACGGAAAAATTACGCCTCAACCCTTGTCCGAAATCATTTCCGAGCCGGTATTTATCCCCGAATCCGAAAAAATCAACCGCCTGCTTAAGCTTTTGCAGACCGAAAAATCCCACATTGCAGTTGTTCTGGACGAATACGGCGGAACCTTAGGCATTGTCACTATGGAAGACATCTTAGAGGAACTCGTAGGCGAAATCTGGGACGAACATGACGAGGTAGTAGACCCCTTTAAGGAAACCGAACCGGACACCTTTGAGGTTATCGGCTCTGTGGATATCGACGATTTCTTTGACTACTTTGAAATCAAGGCTGAAGAAGAAAGCGAAAGCATTTCTTTAAGCGGTTGGGTAACCGAACAGCTGGACAAATTGCCTGACGAAGGTGATATGTTTACCTATAAAAACTTAGAAATCACCGTTCTTGCCACTGACTCGCACTGTGCAGAAACCCTGCGCGTAGTCCGTCTCCCTGAGCCTGAGGAAGATGAACAACAAGAAGAAGAAAAATAA
- the pdaA gene encoding delta-lactam-biosynthetic de-N-acetylase yields MIFVFKKKQILALCFGIAVLMSAFCGAYMMLAGGAVMTSKTDWGLGYGENGSPPTGNSTPAELEKYDAYYVGDTTKKKVYLTFDAGYENGYTARILDVLKKHEVPATFFLVGNYMDTSPELVKRMAEEGHLVGNHTLSHPDMSAISDEESFKKELLGLEEKYKAITGKEMQKIYRPPQGKFSTDNLKMAKKLGYKTFFWSLAYVDWIVDNQPTSDFAFSKLIPRMHNGAIVLLHSTSQTNAEILDELLSKWKEMGYTFGSLTEF; encoded by the coding sequence ATGATTTTTGTGTTTAAGAAAAAACAGATTTTAGCGCTTTGTTTTGGAATCGCGGTACTGATGAGTGCTTTTTGCGGTGCATATATGATGCTTGCAGGCGGTGCGGTTATGACTTCTAAAACCGATTGGGGACTGGGATACGGTGAAAACGGCAGTCCGCCTACAGGCAATTCCACGCCTGCGGAATTGGAAAAATACGATGCCTACTATGTGGGGGATACAACCAAAAAGAAGGTGTACCTGACCTTTGATGCGGGCTATGAAAACGGCTATACCGCGCGCATACTGGATGTTTTAAAAAAGCATGAGGTGCCTGCAACTTTTTTTCTGGTAGGCAATTATATGGATACGTCGCCTGAGCTGGTCAAACGCATGGCAGAAGAGGGACACCTGGTGGGCAATCACACCTTAAGTCATCCGGATATGTCCGCCATTTCGGATGAAGAAAGCTTTAAAAAGGAGCTTTTGGGACTGGAGGAAAAGTATAAGGCGATTACAGGTAAGGAGATGCAGAAAATCTACCGACCACCCCAGGGAAAGTTCAGCACAGACAATCTGAAGATGGCAAAAAAGCTCGGTTATAAAACCTTTTTCTGGTCGCTGGCATATGTGGACTGGATTGTGGACAATCAGCCCACTTCAGACTTTGCGTTTTCCAAGCTGATTCCGAGAATGCATAACGGTGCGATTGTGCTTTTGCATTCTACCTCCCAAACCAATGCGGAAATTTTAGATGAACTGCTGAGTAAGTGGAAAGAAATGGGCTATACCTTCGGAAGTCTCACGGAGTTTTAA
- a CDS encoding DUF1294 domain-containing protein — protein sequence MNIFILVMAWNAIVFLMYGIDKWRAKNNVWRISEAMLLTVAFLGGAAGAASGMIAFHHKVSKARFRWLVPIALFLNLAAALFLLFT from the coding sequence ATGAATATATTCATTCTTGTTATGGCATGGAACGCCATTGTTTTTCTGATGTACGGCATTGACAAATGGCGTGCAAAAAATAATGTCTGGCGCATTTCCGAGGCTATGCTTTTAACAGTTGCATTCTTAGGTGGCGCAGCAGGTGCCGCCTCGGGCATGATTGCCTTCCACCACAAGGTTTCAAAGGCACGATTCCGTTGGCTTGTCCCGATTGCACTGTTTTTAAACCTCGCCGCGGCATTATTTTTATTATTTACTTGA
- a CDS encoding FtsQ-type POTRA domain-containing protein, which yields MAVKKRKKKKIIQIRKNSRVAKVIAVLALIAVTLFILMLTPLFDAKHLVVRSADGGKPKQVTAGEVKQAIEYKSTENIYQLSIRKGEEKLEQHPYVKKAVIKRKIPSTIQVTLTERVPVSYVAFGNAVVLLDEEGYLLEQQGKKPKKLPAVTGISVKTLKIGDSLKERNVAKANAYTALYEKLAEYELAAQTTEIDIKDPNQIKCVLGGNKEIHFGDGYQLDYKMRMLQVAVEELGPSEAGTITLTVEGKAIFTPKES from the coding sequence ATGGCTGTTAAAAAACGTAAGAAGAAAAAGATTATTCAAATACGCAAAAACAGCAGGGTTGCAAAAGTCATAGCCGTTCTGGCTCTGATTGCTGTTACCCTGTTTATTCTCATGCTTACCCCTTTGTTTGATGCAAAGCATCTGGTTGTCCGTTCCGCAGATGGCGGTAAGCCAAAGCAGGTTACTGCGGGTGAGGTAAAGCAGGCGATTGAATATAAGTCGACTGAGAACATCTATCAACTAAGCATCAGGAAGGGCGAAGAAAAACTGGAACAGCATCCGTATGTGAAAAAGGCTGTTATCAAGCGGAAAATTCCAAGTACAATACAGGTAACGCTGACAGAGCGGGTGCCTGTGTCTTATGTTGCGTTCGGCAACGCGGTTGTGTTACTGGACGAGGAAGGTTATCTGTTGGAACAACAGGGAAAGAAGCCCAAAAAGCTGCCGGCTGTAACCGGTATTTCGGTTAAAACCTTAAAAATCGGAGACAGCCTTAAGGAGCGGAATGTGGCAAAGGCGAATGCATATACAGCATTATATGAGAAGCTTGCGGAATATGAGCTGGCAGCTCAGACAACAGAGATTGATATCAAGGATCCGAATCAGATTAAGTGTGTACTCGGCGGTAACAAAGAGATACATTTCGGGGACGGCTACCAGCTGGATTACAAGATGCGTATGCTACAGGTTGCGGTGGAAGAACTCGGCCCCTCAGAGGCTGGTACAATTACGCTTACGGTGGAGGGGAAAGCTATTTTTACCCCGAAAGAGTCATAA
- the ftsZ gene encoding cell division protein FtsZ, whose translation MDFIVDGNNGAQIKVVGCGGGGNNALNTMIDAGFTGVEFIAVNTDKQALANSKADVKIQIGEKITKGLGAGANPEVGRKAAEESYEEIAQALKGADMIFVTAGMGGGTGTGSAPIVARLAREMGILTVGVVTKPFSFEGKIRTANALAGIENLKEAVDTLITIPNDKLFEVAQKNTSLLDAFIVADDILRQGIQSISDIITGQGFINLDFADVKSVMANSGYAHMGIGIAKGDNRAEEAAMLAIKSPILETSIDGARGVIINISGANLGILEVRQAAELIQQYADPSANIIFGATIDDRMGDDINITVIATGFDTKNGFSFGKAKAEPVSPVAAETPAQGGLFATLKNEREMQRDVTPASSDEDDLGLPSFMRKKF comes from the coding sequence ATGGATTTTATTGTTGACGGAAATAACGGTGCACAGATAAAAGTAGTTGGTTGTGGCGGTGGCGGTAACAATGCCCTGAACACAATGATTGATGCCGGTTTTACAGGTGTTGAATTTATTGCTGTAAACACGGACAAGCAGGCACTGGCAAATTCCAAGGCAGATGTTAAAATTCAGATTGGTGAAAAAATCACAAAAGGTCTTGGCGCCGGTGCAAATCCTGAAGTAGGCAGAAAGGCTGCTGAAGAAAGCTATGAAGAAATCGCACAGGCATTAAAGGGTGCTGATATGATTTTTGTAACCGCAGGTATGGGCGGTGGCACGGGTACAGGTTCTGCGCCTATCGTTGCAAGACTTGCTCGTGAAATGGGCATCTTAACCGTTGGTGTTGTTACAAAGCCGTTCAGCTTTGAAGGCAAAATCCGTACAGCAAATGCTTTGGCAGGTATTGAAAACCTCAAAGAAGCAGTAGATACATTGATTACAATCCCGAATGATAAATTGTTTGAAGTAGCACAGAAAAACACTTCTTTGCTGGATGCTTTCATTGTAGCAGATGATATTTTAAGACAGGGTATCCAGAGTATTTCCGATATCATTACAGGTCAGGGCTTCATTAACCTTGACTTTGCAGATGTTAAGTCTGTTATGGCAAACTCCGGTTATGCACATATGGGTATCGGTATTGCAAAGGGCGACAACCGTGCAGAAGAAGCAGCAATGCTTGCAATCAAGAGCCCCATTTTGGAAACTTCCATCGATGGTGCAAGAGGCGTTATCATCAATATCAGCGGTGCGAACCTTGGCATTCTGGAAGTTCGTCAGGCAGCAGAACTGATTCAGCAGTATGCAGATCCTTCTGCAAACATCATCTTTGGTGCAACCATTGATGACCGCATGGGCGATGATATCAACATTACTGTTATCGCAACCGGTTTTGATACCAAGAACGGTTTCTCCTTCGGCAAAGCAAAGGCAGAACCTGTCAGCCCCGTTGCTGCAGAGACTCCTGCACAGGGCGGTTTGTTTGCAACCTTAAAGAACGAACGTGAAATGCAGCGTGATGTAACACCTGCGTCTTCCGATGAAGATGATTTGGGTCTCCCGTCTTTCATGCGTAAAAAGTTCTAA